One genomic segment of Alphaproteobacteria bacterium LSUCC0719 includes these proteins:
- the ppdK gene encoding pyruvate, phosphate dikinase produces MNDSSIQWVYSFGAKGSDGDSSMRNLLGGKGANLAEMSGIGLPVPPGFTISTEVCTRYYDNDRTYPETLGAQVAAAVARIEDETGAHFADPENPLLVSVRSGARASMPGMMDTVLNLGLNDDTVEGLARRSNDKRFAYDSYRRFIQMYADVVMEVDHGLFEDELEELKLRCGVFDDTGLTGDNLETLVATYKSIVEDEAGRPFPQDPHDQLWGAIGAVFNSWMNARATTYRRLNNIPASWGTAVNVQAMVFGNMGDDCATGVAFTRDPSTGENTFYGEYLINAQGEDVVAGIRTPLPLTVAARAIGGGDELSMEEAMPDVFAQLDKVRAQLETHYTDMQDLEFTVQQGKLYMLQTRSGKRTAAAALRMAVEMAEEGLISRDEALLRIDPIALDQLLHPTLDPDAPKTVITQGLPASPGAAAGEIVLSADKAEEMAANGHQVILVRLETSPEDIHGMHAAAGILTARGGMTSHAAVVARGMGRACVSGAGEVRFDEVNSKVFVRDHELAEGDTITIDGGTGEVFLGRVDTIQPEMSGSFATIMEWADDARRMAVRTNAETPADARTAVGFGAEGIGLCRTEHMFFDVDRIIAMREMIMAVDSEGREVALAKLLPMQRQDFEELFTIMAGLPVTIRLLDPPLHEFLPHSAEELADVAAAAGISPETARQRSLKLSESNPMLGHRGCRLAVTYPEICRMQARAIFEAATAIAGRGAEAPVPEVMIPLAATAKELELCKAVIDAEADAVMAETGTRIDYLVGTMVELPRAAVCAADLATQAEFFSFGTNDLTQTALGISRDDAGAFMHAYTDAEIYRTDPFVSIDREGVGELVRMGAERGRASRDGLKLGVCGEHGGDPASISFFEEVGLDYVSCSPYRVPAARLAAAQAAIRQRN; encoded by the coding sequence ATGAATGACAGCTCGATTCAGTGGGTCTACAGCTTTGGCGCAAAGGGCAGTGACGGTGACAGCAGCATGCGCAATCTGCTTGGTGGCAAGGGTGCCAATCTGGCGGAGATGAGCGGCATTGGTCTGCCGGTGCCGCCGGGCTTTACCATCTCAACCGAGGTGTGTACGCGCTATTATGACAATGACCGCACCTATCCTGAAACGCTTGGCGCGCAGGTGGCGGCGGCGGTGGCGCGGATCGAGGACGAGACAGGTGCCCATTTTGCCGACCCCGAGAACCCGCTGCTGGTCTCGGTGCGCTCGGGTGCCCGCGCCTCGATGCCCGGGATGATGGATACGGTGCTGAATCTCGGATTGAATGATGACACGGTCGAGGGGCTGGCGCGCCGGTCGAACGACAAACGGTTCGCCTATGACAGCTATCGTCGCTTCATCCAGATGTATGCCGATGTCGTGATGGAGGTTGATCACGGGCTGTTCGAGGACGAGCTGGAAGAATTGAAACTGCGCTGCGGTGTGTTTGATGACACCGGCCTGACAGGCGACAATCTGGAAACGCTTGTCGCCACCTACAAGTCGATTGTCGAGGATGAGGCCGGCCGGCCATTCCCGCAGGATCCCCATGACCAGCTGTGGGGCGCCATCGGTGCTGTTTTCAACAGCTGGATGAATGCACGCGCCACCACCTATCGCCGGCTGAACAACATTCCGGCAAGCTGGGGCACGGCGGTGAATGTCCAGGCTATGGTGTTTGGCAATATGGGCGATGACTGCGCGACCGGCGTTGCCTTTACCCGCGACCCCTCGACAGGTGAAAACACCTTCTATGGCGAATATCTGATCAATGCACAGGGCGAGGATGTCGTTGCCGGCATTCGCACGCCGCTGCCGCTGACGGTGGCGGCGCGTGCCATCGGCGGTGGAGATGAGCTGTCGATGGAAGAAGCGATGCCGGATGTGTTCGCCCAGCTCGACAAGGTGCGTGCCCAGCTTGAAACGCACTATACCGACATGCAGGATCTCGAATTCACCGTCCAGCAGGGCAAGCTGTATATGCTGCAGACCCGCAGTGGCAAACGCACCGCTGCGGCGGCGCTCCGCATGGCCGTGGAAATGGCCGAGGAAGGGCTGATCAGCCGTGACGAGGCGTTGCTGCGGATCGATCCGATCGCCCTTGACCAGCTGCTGCACCCGACGCTTGATCCCGATGCACCCAAAACGGTCATCACCCAGGGGCTTCCGGCCTCGCCGGGGGCCGCCGCCGGTGAAATCGTGCTGAGCGCGGACAAGGCCGAGGAAATGGCCGCAAACGGCCATCAGGTGATTCTGGTCAGGCTTGAGACAAGCCCGGAAGACATTCATGGCATGCACGCCGCCGCCGGTATCCTGACCGCACGGGGGGGCATGACAAGCCATGCCGCCGTGGTGGCGCGGGGCATGGGACGGGCCTGTGTGTCGGGGGCCGGTGAAGTCAGGTTCGACGAGGTGAACAGCAAGGTCTTTGTCCGTGACCATGAACTTGCCGAAGGTGACACCATCACCATCGACGGTGGCACCGGCGAGGTGTTTCTTGGCCGCGTCGATACCATCCAGCCGGAAATGTCGGGATCATTCGCAACCATCATGGAATGGGCCGATGACGCCCGCCGGATGGCCGTGCGTACGAATGCCGAAACACCGGCTGATGCGCGCACCGCTGTCGGCTTCGGTGCCGAGGGCATCGGCCTGTGCCGGACCGAACATATGTTTTTCGACGTCGATCGGATCATCGCGATGCGCGAGATGATCATGGCTGTCGACAGCGAGGGCCGCGAGGTCGCCCTTGCCAAGCTGCTGCCGATGCAGCGCCAGGATTTCGAGGAATTGTTCACCATCATGGCCGGGCTGCCGGTGACAATCCGTCTCCTCGACCCGCCACTCCACGAGTTTCTGCCACATTCCGCCGAAGAGCTGGCCGATGTGGCGGCGGCGGCGGGCATCTCGCCCGAAACGGCGCGCCAGCGGTCGCTGAAACTGTCGGAATCGAACCCGATGCTCGGGCATCGTGGCTGTCGTCTGGCGGTGACATATCCGGAAATCTGCCGGATGCAGGCGCGGGCGATTTTCGAGGCTGCCACCGCCATCGCCGGCCGTGGGGCCGAGGCGCCGGTACCGGAGGTGATGATCCCGCTCGCCGCGACCGCAAAGGAACTTGAACTGTGCAAGGCGGTGATTGATGCCGAGGCCGATGCGGTCATGGCCGAAACCGGGACCAGAATCGATTATCTGGTCGGCACGATGGTGGAATTGCCACGGGCCGCCGTCTGCGCCGCCGATCTGGCCACTCAGGCCGAATTCTTTTCGTTCGGCACCAATGACCTGACGCAGACCGCGCTGGGCATCAGCCGCGACGATGCCGGTGCCTTCATGCATGCCTATACGGATGCCGAAATCTACCGGACAGATCCCTTTGTCTCGATCGACCGCGAAGGTGTCGGCGAACTGGTGCGGATGGGCGCCGAACGTGGCCGGGCATCGCGCGACGGGCTGAAGCTTGGCGTCTGCGGCGAACATGGCGGTGATCCGGCGTCGATCAGTTTCTTTGAAGAGGTTGGGCTGGATTATGTGTCCTGTTCGCCCTACCGGGTGCCGGCGGCCCGGCTTGCCGCCGCCCAGGCGGCGATTCGCCAGCGGAACTGA